From Bacteroidota bacterium:
TTCTTTCTTTTTTCTGCTCCGGTCTTTAACTCTTTTCTCCCATTTTATAGCCAGGTTAAAATCAGAAAACTGTTCGCAGTAAACCATTTCTACAGGCCGCCTTGAGAATGTATAGCTTTTCTCATTCATGCCCGAATTGTGTTCATTCAGTCGTCTTTCGGGGTCGTTGGTTACCCCCGTATAATAAGTTCCCTCGGGAACACTTTAAAATGTATACGTATAAATATCTTCTTATAGCTCTCATGTTCTGTTTAAAAATAGCCTGCGCATGTTCTCGACTACGCTCGAACTGACATGCGCACTCATAATTCGGGATATAATAATTTACGTGCTTCACCCTCAAAACATTTTACAAGACTTACAGCGGTTCGCTGTGTGGCATTCATCAGCGGGCTTTTTTCACCATCAATTGTTACATCAATAACCGGAATTTTCAATAATTCTGCTTTTATTTCTTTCGGAATGTCTGTGTTGATGCCCTTTTCCTTCACTATGTCGTAAACGATCCTGTCCACATAAGGCCTGTAGGGTTCCATCAGGTCATCGGCCAGGCAATAAGCGTTGTATTTGTTGGCGTGGTGTATGCCCAATGTGGGCAACAATCCGGCGCCAACTATACTCCTGGCCATAGTAGCCCTTAATATAGCATACCCGTAATTCAGATAATTATTGGGTGGCGGGCCTTCTCTGAACCGTATAAATCCGTTCACATGACCGAATATTTTTTGCCAGAAAAATACGGCTGCCGTGGCTTCGCAGTTATCACTATCACCGCTTTTTACGTTTTTGTATAAGGGCACCAGGTAAGACGAGTCAATGTCAAGCTGCTCTAACAGCAAATGCTGGTTCTTTATTTTTTGTACAGTGGTTTGCTGCCACAATTGTTTTTTAAGCGGTTCTGTGGCGTCTAATTGTGCCCTGAAGCGTTCATTCTGTAAAGTATTGCTGCAGAGCGTAAGCAGCAGGCCGGTAGGATGGTGGGTGCTATCGCAGGTTATAACGGCCGCGTTATTGGCCAATAATGCTTCCAGCAGACCTTGTGTAAGGGTTATTTGTTTGTTGTCTAACACAACAATCCCGATATCTTCTACCGGAATTGTAGCCGTGGCTTCTTTTTTAAAAAACTCAGGCAAGTCATCATTCTTTTCTACTTCTGGCAAACGAACGATTAATTGCCCGTTGCTG
This genomic window contains:
- the cas1 gene encoding type II CRISPR-associated endonuclease Cas1, whose translation is MIKRSLYFGNPAYLNLSNGQLIVRLPEVEKNDDLPEFFKKEATATIPVEDIGIVVLDNKQITLTQGLLEALLANNAAVITCDSTHHPTGLLLTLCSNTLQNERFRAQLDATEPLKKQLWQQTTVQKIKNQHLLLEQLDIDSSYLVPLYKNVKSGDSDNCEATAAVFFWQKIFGHVNGFIRFREGPPPNNYLNYGYAILRATMARSIVGAGLLPTLGIHHANKYNAYCLADDLMEPYRPYVDRIVYDIVKEKGINTDIPKEIKAELLKIPVIDVTIDGEKSPLMNATQRTAVSLVKCFEGEARKLLYPEL